acataTATGTTATCATCCCAGAATCTCACAAAATATGCAACATCAATTATGGTCTTATAAGATACAAAACACAAGGGCTCCATAATCTACTAATGTCGACGAAGCTGCAAACAGGATCTTAATATCGGTAACTAACAAACTTTCAATGCCTTGAGCATATCAAcgacattcatttcttttattttgcacTAACACAGCCAACCAAGTTTCAAGTCTCTAATAACTCGAATGTTAGCTCtagagaagagaagattttttaaCTGATGTCGTTACAGGCTAGCAAAGCAACGGATATCAGAGACCTTCTCAAATGGATTATGTTCATGATGAGATTAGAgctagtttaatgaaacaataaaaataaaatcttaatatcgCACTGTTGTGTTAATGACGTATTAATAATCTCGTGCAgaataatgtcattttattattaacaacacCTTCAacaacagttttaaccaaacaccttttaataactttttatttaataataatttcaaccgtatttttaacaaaacacgTATTTGAACACAACCAACAACAACTAAATGTGATTTTCTTAAGCCTATTTTTTCCAAACCGCAACCGTAAAAGCTACCACAATGACAAACACACGTCACTGTTTACAAACTTTCCAAACCGTAACTATAATCAAgtagaatatatttttgactaTTTAGTATAATATTAATCACACGACCCTTAACGTTTACTCATGCAGTTGGATAAGAAGCATCCTTTGCAACACCACATAGGCCTTCGCTTGAACCGATGCCTCTTCGCATCCTCATATACCCATTTTCACCCCAACTGGTTCCCCACGAATTCTTTACCAACCAATAATCAGTCCCATCACTGTCAGTACCATATCCAATTGCAGTAACCGCGTGGTTTAGGTTTGTCCCACAATCCCCTTCGAAGACACCACTTTTATAAAACTGGAAATCGTGCCCACCACCCTCAACAGCGACGGATACTGGTTGTTTGGCCACAGCCTGCAGGAGAGCGTTTTCATTATTCTGTGGCACGTCTTCATACCCAGTTATTTGTGCTTCAGTAGATGCTGCCTTCTCGCTACTGCAAGTGCCATCTACTCCTTGGTAGGGGTAATTATCTTCACTTGTTAGCCCTCCGTTTCGTATAATATATTGGAAAGCAGTGTCCATGTGACCACCTTGACAACCTTTATTTCCAGCAGTACAGTCCACAAGTTGTTGCTCTGATAATGATATTAAGTTACCTGTCTGAAGCTTTATAATTCCCTCTATTGCTGCCACTGTGGAAAATGCCCAGCAACACCCTACCATTcaacataattataaatcaacgaGCAGAATCATCGAAGCAGGGATCAGAACTGATGTGTGAAACTTCCCGTATTTACTTATGGCAATTAAAGAATACTAGGAGTAATTATATATCCCCACTTTATATACAAACAAGTTTATGAAGgttgttatttatgaattatatcAAATCGGACTCTAGTTTTTCTCAAGTCTTAATTACTTAAAAGGATCTGATATTGTTACACTTTATGgggtccattttttttatttaagataaaaaatttctccattgttattttttaactacaCAACCAAAGACGTTAGTGTTGTTATGTGactttatttctatatatatatattatcattctaatcaacttttatttttttagctttttacacttaaaaatcactattataaaaaatatattcacgcttaattaaataatcataaatcacttaatatttgttaaaaagtattttcaaaatattataatactTATTCATTATTCTATATCTCAAAAGCTCgacaaaattaattaacgaaacatatttatctatttttaacatttctaaatataataaaacaactagTTACCAAACACTGTTTTTTACCCCCACGTCACAGCAATACCAAACAAATTTTAAGGCACCTGTtagctatttattatttattattctctaAAATATACCTCTTTCTAattatatgtctttttttatttttattgttcaatcaAAAGATTCTGTAAAAAATCCATCAATTTAACATAAGAACtttaattttggaattttttatatattagtttaaaTTCTTACAAAATAGTTTTTAGTTTAGGTGCACAACCAGAATATTTGGGGTacctaaatgaaaaacaaataaacctcAAGGACTCTCgagaaaaagcaaaaagcaaaaagcaaaaaacaaaattgatatacCCAAAAGGCAACATTCCGtttattatgataaattattaagtATACTTACCACAAGTGCCTTGGTCTTTAACTGGGGTGACTGCACCATCATTTCTCCAATCCATTGAAGTTGGTATGTCACTTAGATTTTCATATCTAAATGATGAAGACATCAATTTGGATGATTGTCTCTTGTACCCATGATACATAGCACGAAATTCTTCATTGGTCAAGTCTGCGAATTTGTTCACACCAAGCTTGTATCCGCGGTCAGAACCGTTGTTAAATGCTTCTATACGTTCaatattttccttaaaaatcaagtatcgtttctccttctctttcatgTCTCCATAGACACGTCCATGTTGAGCCATCCATTCTTCATGCCTCTTCAACATATATTCCTGCTCATCAAGAGGACGACAAGCTATTTTTGTTGCCCATGCAGCTAAAATAAGGAGAAATGGCACAAAAATACGAGTATTGCATTTTTTTGCGGCCATGGTACGTATAAGAGTATATGCGTCTACAGCCTTGTAagtgagtgtttttttattggcacaacaaattcaaaacaagcgCAATGGGGTTTTATAGACCCAGTTTTGTAACCAGCTTCTTTCTATGTGACTAGCCTTAATTCTACGTTTGGGGCATAGAAGACGTTTGGAGCTTTGAAGTCAAATTTGGAGTAATATGTGCgccaattaatttaaaatataagtgTAGCATCAAGATTCGGAGTTCAAACTTCCAtgatctcaatatttttcttaatagaaaaattaaagaaaatctgTTTGGctcatttttctgtttttgatttgagaaacctaaaccaaaccaaacggcattttttaaaataaaatttttaaaaaaacaaattatctttgctggctaacttttttttctttatacttgttttgaaaattttctttttattttttacacttggAAATATTTATCACCCTATACTTAGTctatttatgtcatttttttttgttcttttctttattttttcataattgttttataaaataacatgttaaaaaaacttGCTGACGGAAAATCACTGGTGAAATAAGATGGGGGAAGattccatcatcttcttcttcttgcccGTGTACATACGTGTGATCAACTATCATTATTAagttgtttttgataaattaaaggtCAATAACAAATCGTTATCAAATATTTCATAACTATGTAAATCCAAATACACTAATTAAGTTGAAATTGAGAGTAAGACCTTCCTCACGTCGAGTACGAATATCTTGATGTGTTATTATTCTGAAATTTATAACTATTGttcatgaaattttatataGAGTTGGATAAAAAAGATGGGTGCTCTAACTTTCATACatgtttagaagaaaaattatatatatataattcaagatttaagtgtatgaaatttgatttattactcttttagcttttatttaatattaaatttttgtgttatgaccgagtcaacccgagttaacctgtcaaacctgcaaCTCAGTTAATGAAATAATGAtaacccaaaagaaaagaaaacaaagagaattaCAAAGcctgctttatatatatatatatatatatatatatatatatatatatatatatatatatataaatgtcaaatgatggtatcaaaaaggaaaattagttatataaaaaaaaaaacaatgccaaTAAGCATTAACTTTCCAAACCCGCGACTCGGATAATAGAAACTAGACCAACTAGACCATGTTTGTAATAATAACTTGTGATATGGAAGGAGTAGTTAATAACTTTTTACGTCtacatataaagaaaatttttctaaaatttcagtagaattgttaataaataaaaaagcatgacTGCATGTATATTAACGTGTCAAAAACATTAATCACGCATGCTCGttacaaaatcaagcatcaaactTGCATAATCACCGTCTTGTGTGGACAAGGAACAAATGAATCAAGATTTAGAtgagatctaaaaaaaaagtactagAAGAGAGCAAATCACGGCAACCAAGGAAGGGTCCTAGGGGTCCAACCACAGGAGTCAAGAAGCTCAGTGGAAATTTGGGGCTTAGATTTTGATAAAGGAACAGACCAACACATCCCATTGGTTAGAActtccatcatcttcttcttcttgccaGTGTACCGTGGACGTGTGATCAACGATCGAACCATGACTGTCAATAATTAATGGAATGGGGGAAGATTCCAtctccttaatttatttaattttttaattaaaaccgaGACGAACCAACCGATACGtgggatgatttttttaacgaCCAATGCCGAAGACAACACTGGTAGAGCAAATCACGGCAAAGGCTTTTGATTTCGTTTCAAGCACTGTACTAATCAATAAGTTTGGATTCCTTTATTTTTGTCGATGAAATTAAGATTCCATTTACAACAGCCTCGGCACAGCTTCAtccaaataattgaaatatgcatgcaataatttttatttgtgatattgATTGGATCATAACTTAATTTCCATTGATTTCACAATCATTCCAAGGAAGAAAACTTTATTGCGAAACTTCAAGGTTGCTTAAATTGATGCTTTAGCTAAAACACTAGCTCAACAACCCACTTTACACCGCAGGGCCATTTCTTctcgtataaaaaataaataatgttgaGCTCGTAGAATCAACTAAAtcaaataagttgattttattttaattaaatttttttttaaaaaaaaacaatgatattaaatagaccaaaaaaaaagtaattgtgATAATCGGGCAACAAAAAacctttttcaaaaagaaaaacacaatgtactttaattccaaattaattaaatacaaaaggaCAAAACCGGATTTTTTTTGCCTCCAGGACGCGTTGATGAGTGCCTTGCATGTGCCGGTtacgttttttttaattatattttacatgtattaaaataccaaattgccccTTATCCAACATAACCATCACCAAAATACTAgtgtgaaaagatgaaaatgccCTTAGACGCCACCTCCAAAAGTTTTGCTTCCTTGAAAATTTTAGTTGTTTCACTGTGCTTTTAAAATGGAAAACGATCTACTTGCGCCCCGAACAATTTGAtaattgtcgcacgtgtgcggtgTCGCGGCGATCACCCTACCACCCTCATCAGGTGTGGTATGTATGTCTATCTTGGCagatatggggagacaaggaattcttatttcttatcagtggaaaaaatggaatgggagtcgccacctaatattttggtcactaggaaccctaactggtctcaaagatcgggtacgtagactgattgcgtaaagggaaggtattagcatctCAAATATGTCCTACCTAAGGTACggtgcattgttttattgtctgataaaaaataaggtctt
The DNA window shown above is from Populus trichocarpa isolate Nisqually-1 chromosome 4, P.trichocarpa_v4.1, whole genome shotgun sequence and carries:
- the LOC7470211 gene encoding senescence-specific cysteine protease SAG12 isoform X2; protein product: MAAKKCNTRIFVPFLLILAAWATKIACRPLDEQEYMLKRHEEWMAQHGRVYGDMKEKEKRYLIFKENIERIEAFNNGSDRGYKLGVNKFADLTNEEFRAMYHGYKRQSSKLMSSSFRYENLSDIPTSMDWRNDGAVTPVKDQGTCGCCWAFSTVAAIEGIIKLQTGNLISLSEQQLVDCTAGNKGCQGGLMDTAFQYIIRNGGLTSEDNYPYQGVDGTCSSEKAASTEAQITGYEDVPQNNENALLQAVAKQPVSVAVDGGGNDFRFYKSGVFEGDCGTNLNHGVTAIGYGTDSDGTDYWLVKNSWGTSWGENGYMRMRRGIDSSEGLCGVAMDASYPTA